One part of the Bacteroidia bacterium genome encodes these proteins:
- a CDS encoding T9SS type A sorting domain-containing protein, whose protein sequence is MKTVTIFFKEILVLACLLFCTNLHAQICVPDTSGNAQGIFPSTLPNICLNESYQATITVRVPADTNIVVGGTTFFAIIDSQVIDSIKGLPPGITYSCQMSACVISGGSESCILVSGTASQAGTYPIDIISTIYGTVSGVPNTLVDTQQAYYTIIVNTLTATTASTPADCDAMNGTASITPSGTAPYTYSWNNGGTTATISNLATGQYTVTVTDANACSITETVSVGNTGAAPQITVDNVSWTGCAEDGSGQIDLTVSGGSPAYTYAWSSGQDTEDLSALPAGNYQLTVTDALGCIAMQSVELTAPATLTSQVLIQTNNLCSGENNGSISTTITGGVTPYMISWNTAPPVTVETINNLPAGQYTMRVEDAIGCVKLLNTTITEPPALGIVFEDSSETAAAAMDGSIEAVASGGTPPYTYAWSNGESTAFIDSLSSASYSLTITDANNCVFTDSVQLGQWAVGIENEFEAAISDLRISPNPSSGIFKLDLELSKRQELKLEVLDLQGKLLFAKSFPQSLLLQEEIKLDRLNSGLYFVRISSPLGSTSRKLMLR, encoded by the coding sequence ATGAAAACGGTTACCATTTTCTTTAAGGAAATTCTGGTGCTTGCTTGCTTGCTTTTTTGCACCAACTTACATGCTCAAATTTGTGTTCCTGATACCTCGGGAAATGCTCAGGGCATTTTCCCTTCAACTCTCCCCAATATATGTTTAAATGAAAGCTATCAGGCGACAATCACTGTTAGAGTACCCGCTGATACGAATATCGTAGTTGGAGGCACAACTTTTTTTGCAATTATTGATTCTCAGGTGATTGATAGTATCAAAGGTCTGCCTCCGGGCATAACATATTCCTGTCAAATGTCAGCTTGTGTAATTTCAGGAGGTTCTGAATCCTGCATTCTGGTTTCAGGTACTGCCAGTCAGGCAGGTACCTATCCCATAGATATTATTTCAACGATCTACGGAACAGTAAGCGGAGTACCCAACACGCTGGTAGATACACAACAGGCATATTATACCATCATCGTTAATACACTAACCGCTACAACTGCCTCTACTCCGGCAGATTGCGATGCGATGAATGGAACTGCCAGTATTACGCCCAGTGGAACGGCACCATATACCTATAGCTGGAATAATGGAGGAACAACGGCTACAATTTCTAACCTTGCTACTGGGCAATATACCGTGACAGTCACGGATGCAAATGCCTGTTCGATTACGGAGACGGTAAGTGTTGGAAATACAGGAGCTGCCCCTCAAATCACAGTAGATAATGTAAGCTGGACGGGTTGTGCGGAAGATGGTTCGGGACAGATTGATTTGACGGTTTCAGGTGGAAGTCCGGCCTACACCTATGCCTGGTCTTCTGGTCAGGATACAGAGGATCTCAGTGCGCTGCCTGCCGGAAATTATCAACTGACTGTTACTGATGCACTCGGTTGTATAGCTATGCAAAGTGTGGAACTTACTGCTCCAGCTACGCTAACAAGCCAGGTATTGATTCAAACCAATAACCTTTGTTCAGGTGAAAATAATGGGTCTATTTCAACCACCATCACCGGAGGAGTCACTCCTTATATGATCAGTTGGAATACGGCTCCTCCTGTAACAGTGGAGACAATCAATAATCTTCCAGCAGGTCAATACACCATGAGAGTTGAAGACGCTATCGGCTGTGTGAAATTATTGAATACAACGATCACTGAACCTCCGGCTCTTGGGATTGTCTTTGAGGATAGTTCTGAAACTGCTGCAGCTGCTATGGATGGTTCTATAGAAGCCGTAGCAAGTGGAGGTACGCCGCCTTATACCTATGCCTGGTCTAATGGAGAAAGTACGGCCTTTATTGATAGCTTGAGTTCTGCCAGTTATAGCCTGACCATAACAGACGCTAATAATTGTGTGTTTACAGATTCTGTGCAATTGGGACAATGGGCAGTTGGAATTGAGAATGAATTCGAAGCAGCTATTTCCGATCTGAGAATCAGTCCTAATCCCTCAAGTGGAATATTCAAGCTGGATCTGGAATTAAGCAAACGACAGGAACTAAAACTGGAAGTTCTGGATTTGCAAGGGAAGCTTCTTTTCGCCAAATCCTTTCCTCAAAGCCTATTGCTTCAGGAAGAAATAAAGCTCGATCGTTTAAATAGCGGTTTATACTTTGTCAGGATAAGCTCTCCGCTGGGTTCTACCAGTAGAAAATTGATGCTTAGATAA
- a CDS encoding HAMP domain-containing sensor histidine kinase produces MNLKNTLFFKVAMTLLFALASLGLVYLLISRMIQRDYMYEVNQQLYGNIAEYTVAENKSIYKDGQVDTTAMQDIMHSMMMINPSVEVYLLDTLGNIITYVAPYKVVKLEKVSLAPLKEFIASEEKPFIMGDDPRHPEKQNVFSAAKIVQDEKLQGYIYIILASEKRAGVAGVLESDYFINLGTRYFFLSLFLALALGLFALWYVTRSLREVLATVTRFKEGDMDARIDEHAAQDWHPLAETFNEMADTLEANIEQIKSVEKLRQELIANVSHDLRTPLAIMQGYVETLMIKNTELGEEERMKYLNIITSSSHRLNRLIQQLFEYTKLDAMQIEPQKEPFFLTELAHDVKLKYEVLGKKKNISLELIHPDQLPLVFADISLVERVLQNLLDNAIKFTPEGGKVSLQLENGEEGVTIRVLDSGPGIPAEKQSFIFERYQRGKSPDDTPNEGVGLGLAIVKKILELHETHINVRNKRNSGAEFFFSLPLYNQLQANGV; encoded by the coding sequence ATGAATCTCAAAAACACCTTATTTTTCAAGGTAGCTATGACCCTCCTCTTTGCACTGGCAAGTCTGGGGCTGGTCTATTTGCTCATCTCGCGCATGATCCAGCGGGATTATATGTACGAAGTCAATCAGCAGCTGTATGGAAATATTGCGGAGTATACAGTTGCGGAAAATAAATCCATTTACAAGGACGGGCAGGTAGATACGACTGCGATGCAGGACATCATGCATTCGATGATGATGATCAATCCTTCAGTAGAAGTCTACCTATTGGATACGCTCGGAAACATTATCACCTATGTTGCCCCTTACAAAGTGGTCAAACTGGAGAAGGTCAGTCTGGCTCCTTTAAAAGAATTTATTGCCAGCGAAGAAAAACCCTTCATCATGGGAGACGATCCCAGACATCCGGAAAAACAAAATGTGTTCTCTGCGGCCAAGATTGTACAGGATGAAAAGCTGCAAGGATACATTTATATCATACTGGCTAGCGAAAAAAGAGCTGGAGTAGCGGGGGTCCTCGAAAGCGACTATTTTATAAATTTGGGCACCCGTTACTTCTTTCTTTCCCTTTTTCTGGCATTGGCCCTGGGATTGTTCGCACTTTGGTACGTAACCCGAAGTTTGCGGGAAGTTCTTGCCACTGTAACCAGATTTAAAGAGGGCGATATGGATGCCCGAATAGATGAGCACGCAGCTCAGGATTGGCATCCTCTGGCAGAAACATTCAATGAGATGGCCGATACGCTGGAAGCCAATATCGAACAGATCAAATCTGTGGAGAAACTACGGCAGGAATTGATTGCCAATGTATCTCATGACCTGCGAACTCCTCTTGCCATCATGCAGGGATATGTGGAAACCCTGATGATCAAGAATACGGAATTGGGAGAGGAGGAACGCATGAAGTATCTCAATATCATCACCAGCAGCAGCCATAGACTCAATCGCCTTATTCAGCAGCTTTTTGAATATACGAAGTTGGATGCTATGCAGATTGAGCCTCAAAAAGAACCTTTTTTTTTGACGGAATTAGCTCATGATGTAAAATTGAAATATGAGGTTTTGGGGAAGAAAAAAAATATCAGCCTCGAACTTATTCATCCGGATCAGCTTCCTTTGGTTTTTGCTGATATTTCTTTGGTCGAAAGGGTTTTGCAAAACCTTCTGGACAATGCGATTAAATTTACGCCTGAAGGAGGAAAGGTAAGTCTGCAGTTGGAGAACGGAGAAGAAGGTGTAACCATACGCGTATTGGACAGTGGTCCGGGAATACCCGCCGAGAAACAATCCTTTATTTTTGAACGCTATCAAAGAGGCAAATCTCCCGATGACACACCCAATGAGGGAGTGGGTCTGGGACTAGCCATCGTGAAAAAAATCCTCGAACTCCACGAAACGCATATCAACGTTCGCAACAAAAGAAATTCGGGAGCGGAATTTTTCTTTTCTCTTCCCCTCTATAATCAACTTCAGGCAAATGGAGTTTAA
- a CDS encoding response regulator transcription factor, with protein sequence MKKILIIEDDPDIVSLLEIHLKDHEYALSTAFEGKKGLEMARAERFDLVILDLNLPGIDGLEICRTLRVEQKSTPIMMLTARSEEIDKVLGLEMGADDYMTKPFSVREFLARVKSILRRTEVLKSSEEESKIKQKLQFGELVIDLEKRAVSIREERIDLSPKEFELLSLLASHPGKSFDRSRILNLVWGYDFDGYEHTVNSHINRLRRKIEPDMNQPSYILTSWGIGYRFNENA encoded by the coding sequence ATGAAGAAGATATTGATCATTGAGGATGATCCGGACATCGTTTCTTTGCTGGAAATCCACCTAAAAGACCATGAATACGCCCTTTCTACCGCATTCGAAGGGAAGAAAGGATTGGAAATGGCAAGGGCTGAAAGATTTGATCTGGTGATTCTTGACCTGAACCTTCCCGGTATAGATGGACTGGAAATTTGCCGTACTCTTCGTGTGGAACAGAAAAGTACTCCCATTATGATGCTCACGGCACGTTCAGAAGAAATCGATAAAGTACTGGGACTGGAAATGGGGGCTGATGACTATATGACCAAGCCTTTTAGTGTCAGAGAATTTTTGGCACGGGTGAAATCCATTTTAAGAAGAACGGAAGTCCTCAAATCCAGCGAGGAGGAATCAAAGATCAAACAGAAGCTTCAATTTGGCGAATTGGTAATTGACCTGGAAAAAAGAGCTGTTAGCATCAGGGAAGAAAGAATTGACCTTTCACCTAAAGAATTTGAGCTCCTGAGTTTGCTTGCCTCTCATCCAGGGAAAAGCTTTGACAGAAGTCGCATCCTGAACCTCGTATGGGGCTATGATTTTGACGGCTATGAACATACAGTCAACTCTCACATCAATCGCCTAAGAAGAAAAATAGAGCCTGATATGAATCAGCCCAGCTATATCCTTACCTCCTGGGGCATAGGGTATCGCTTTAACGAAAATGCTTAA
- a CDS encoding T9SS type A sorting domain-containing protein, with protein MKRIYSFLLVALFCSLPFIYGKLVEQAKFLDHRSETRVAAVEVDLSTPAAFSNTLMTCDGGMVSTSSGADTTYVCYDGTDQIIAFDSTNTSMDNFQYVVTDANGVILGLPPADMVNFTAAGPGECWVWGLSYTGNLTAMVGDTATSINLSDDCFDLSDNFVVVLRDTVSGGIVSSAFGTDTVNVCIDDATAAISFNSTDAVGPNFRYVVTDANGVILGLPPANMVDFSGAGIGECWVWGLSYSGMLTAQLGDTATAVDLTDGCFDLSDNFVVVLRDSMPIDGGRVYTESQMDTVYVCYDGSQQVIAFDSSMTSGPNFQYVVTDANGTILGLPPADMVDFTAAGPGECWVWGLSYSGNLTAQAGDNATQVALTDGCFELSENFVVVFRDSVSGGIVSSAFGTDTVHVCIDDATPAVSFSSMDAVGPNFRYVVTDDNGVILGLPPANTVDFSGAGIGECWVWGLSYSGMITAQVGDTATSVPLTDGCFDLSDNFVVVLRDSMQIDGGRVYTEALQDTVYVCYDGTQQVIAFDSSMTAGPNFQYVVTDANGTILGLPPADMVDFTAAGPGECWVWGLSYTGTITAQAGDNATQVALTDGCFELSENFVVVFRDSVNGGMVSTAMGEDTVSVCIDDNTAAIEFASMNATGENFQYVVTDNNGIILGLPPANMVDFSGAGIGECWVWGLSYTGNLTAMTGQDATQIDFSDGCFDLSDNFVVVFRDSIPVDGGMVLTESGKDTTYICYDGTPQVIAFDSAGTAGPNFQYVVTDANGTILGLPPADMVDFTAAGPGECWVWGLSYTGTITAMAGDNATQVALSDGCFELSENFVVVFRDSVSGGMVSSAFGQDTVNVCIDDSTPAVAFASTDAVGMNFSYVVTDANGVILGLPPANMVDFSGAGIGECWVWGLSYSGEITAQLGDTATAVDLASGCFDLSDNFVVVLRDSMEIDGGMVLAQSGVDTVEVCIDGSAQLVRFDSTGTSGANFQYVVTDASGKILGLPPGDQVDFGPAGVGECWVWGLSYTGNLTAAVDDNALEVALSDGCFELSESFLVVLRDSSFCNVGIEDELGLEDFKIYPNPTTDKVVVSFLSIQPIREDVELRVYDLKGQLLDSRSVAPTGSSSFEAEVDLSRFEDGLYLIQIQNNQGVYHQKVIKR; from the coding sequence ATGAAACGAATTTATTCTTTTCTTCTGGTAGCCCTGTTTTGCAGTTTACCCTTTATCTATGGGAAACTTGTGGAACAGGCTAAATTTCTGGACCATCGTTCAGAAACCAGAGTTGCTGCGGTAGAAGTAGATCTATCTACTCCTGCGGCATTTTCAAACACCCTGATGACTTGTGATGGGGGTATGGTAAGCACAAGTTCTGGAGCCGACACAACCTATGTATGCTATGACGGAACAGATCAAATCATTGCTTTCGACAGCACCAACACAAGTATGGACAATTTCCAGTACGTAGTTACCGATGCCAATGGCGTTATCCTGGGGCTTCCTCCGGCAGATATGGTGAATTTCACCGCCGCAGGACCTGGAGAATGCTGGGTGTGGGGACTATCCTATACTGGAAACCTGACCGCTATGGTTGGGGATACTGCAACAAGCATCAATCTGTCTGATGATTGTTTCGACCTCTCCGACAATTTTGTAGTAGTATTGAGAGACACTGTTAGCGGCGGTATCGTCAGTTCTGCTTTTGGAACAGATACAGTCAATGTTTGTATCGATGATGCTACAGCTGCTATTTCATTTAATAGCACTGATGCAGTAGGACCCAACTTCCGGTATGTAGTTACGGATGCCAATGGAGTTATCCTTGGGCTTCCTCCTGCAAATATGGTAGACTTCTCAGGAGCCGGAATCGGCGAGTGCTGGGTATGGGGTCTTTCTTATTCAGGCATGCTAACGGCTCAGCTGGGAGATACGGCTACAGCTGTTGATTTGACCGATGGTTGTTTTGACCTCTCCGACAACTTTGTAGTTGTATTGAGAGATTCAATGCCCATCGATGGAGGCCGGGTTTATACCGAGTCTCAAATGGATACAGTTTACGTTTGTTATGATGGCAGTCAGCAAGTAATTGCTTTCGACAGTTCCATGACCAGCGGACCTAATTTCCAATATGTAGTAACGGATGCAAATGGAACTATCCTGGGATTGCCACCAGCAGACATGGTTGACTTTACAGCAGCTGGTCCTGGTGAGTGCTGGGTTTGGGGACTTTCTTACAGTGGAAACCTCACTGCACAAGCAGGAGACAATGCGACTCAGGTTGCGTTGACTGACGGATGTTTTGAGTTGTCTGAAAACTTTGTAGTAGTATTCAGAGATAGTGTAAGTGGGGGTATCGTGAGTTCTGCTTTTGGAACGGATACGGTTCATGTATGTATCGATGATGCTACACCTGCAGTTTCCTTTTCAAGCATGGATGCGGTTGGACCTAACTTCCGGTATGTCGTTACAGATGACAATGGAGTTATCCTCGGACTTCCTCCTGCAAATACGGTAGACTTCTCTGGTGCTGGCATCGGCGAATGCTGGGTATGGGGACTTTCCTACTCTGGCATGATCACTGCTCAAGTGGGTGATACAGCTACTTCCGTCCCTTTGACTGATGGTTGTTTTGACCTTTCTGACAACTTTGTAGTTGTACTGAGGGATTCCATGCAGATCGACGGTGGACGTGTATACACAGAAGCTTTGCAGGATACGGTTTACGTTTGCTACGATGGTACGCAGCAGGTGATTGCTTTTGATAGCTCTATGACTGCCGGACCTAATTTCCAATATGTAGTTACTGATGCAAATGGAACCATCCTCGGATTGCCACCTGCGGATATGGTTGACTTTACAGCAGCTGGTCCTGGCGAGTGCTGGGTATGGGGGCTTTCCTATACCGGGACCATCACGGCTCAAGCTGGAGACAATGCGACGCAAGTTGCCTTGACCGATGGATGCTTTGAGTTGTCTGAAAACTTTGTAGTAGTCTTCCGAGATTCTGTAAATGGGGGTATGGTAAGTACTGCTATGGGTGAGGATACGGTAAGCGTTTGTATTGATGACAATACGGCAGCTATTGAGTTTGCCAGCATGAATGCTACAGGAGAAAACTTCCAGTATGTAGTAACTGACAACAATGGTATCATCCTCGGATTACCACCCGCAAATATGGTAGACTTTTCCGGAGCCGGTATCGGTGAATGCTGGGTGTGGGGACTTTCCTACACTGGAAATCTCACAGCTATGACCGGACAAGATGCAACTCAGATCGATTTCTCTGATGGTTGTTTTGACCTCTCCGACAACTTTGTAGTTGTATTCAGGGATTCGATTCCTGTAGATGGAGGTATGGTGCTGACTGAAAGTGGTAAGGATACTACCTATATATGCTACGATGGTACTCCACAAGTGATTGCTTTCGATAGCGCAGGAACTGCCGGACCTAACTTCCAATATGTAGTTACAGATGCAAATGGAACTATCCTGGGATTACCACCTGCAGATATGGTTGACTTTACGGCTGCTGGACCTGGTGAGTGCTGGGTATGGGGACTTTCCTATACGGGTACTATTACTGCCATGGCCGGAGACAATGCTACGCAAGTAGCCTTGAGTGATGGCTGTTTTGAATTGTCAGAAAACTTTGTCGTGGTATTCCGCGATTCAGTAAGTGGAGGTATGGTAAGTTCTGCTTTCGGGCAGGATACCGTGAATGTGTGTATCGATGATTCAACTCCTGCAGTGGCTTTCGCAAGCACAGATGCAGTAGGGATGAACTTCAGCTATGTAGTGACAGATGCCAATGGAGTAATCCTCGGCCTGCCACCTGCGAACATGGTTGACTTCTCTGGCGCTGGAATTGGCGAATGTTGGGTATGGGGACTTTCCTATTCAGGAGAAATTACCGCTCAATTGGGAGATACTGCTACAGCGGTTGATCTGGCTTCCGGTTGCTTTGACCTCTCTGATAATTTTGTAGTAGTACTTCGCGACTCTATGGAAATTGACGGAGGAATGGTACTGGCTCAATCAGGAGTTGATACAGTTGAAGTTTGTATTGATGGTTCTGCTCAGCTGGTACGCTTTGATAGCACCGGAACTTCCGGAGCCAATTTCCAATACGTGGTAACTGATGCTTCAGGAAAAATTCTTGGATTGCCTCCGGGTGATCAGGTTGATTTTGGTCCTGCGGGTGTTGGTGAGTGCTGGGTTTGGGGATTGTCCTATACGGGTAATCTGACTGCAGCTGTAGATGACAATGCCTTGGAGGTAGCTCTTAGTGATGGCTGCTTCGAATTGTCAGAAAGCTTCCTCGTCGTACTGAGAGATTCATCTTTCTGTAATGTGGGCATCGAAGACGAATTGGGACTTGAGGATTTCAAAATCTATCCGAATCCGACTACGGACAAGGTGGTGGTTTCTTTCCTCTCTATCCAGCCGATTCGTGAAGATGTAGAACTTCGGGTTTATGATCTGAAAGGACAGCTCCTGGATAGCAGAAGCGTAGCACCCACAGGCTCCAGCAGTTTCGAAGCTGAGGTCGATTTGAGCAGATTCGAAGATGGATTATACCTTATCCAAATTCAAAACAATCAAGGAGTATATCATCAGAAAGTCATAAAAAGATAG
- a CDS encoding RDD family protein, whose amino-acid sequence MKTIIIPTTQNIELEYPVANMGERILAGLIDFILYWLYLFLILYLVNTSPMGDESLGDYWYKQNAIFQILTLPAAAYSLLMEFLFNGQTLGKMALKLRTIRVDGKSTTLSNYLIRWVLKMIDVWFSLYIFSIFGGGFGVFIPGVVGLIAIGITKNNQRLGDLAAGTTVVKLKLVTTFGDTIFVETGQDYVVKFPEIERLSDRDVSILKEVLDAGIKSSNPRLLRKLSEKVKSVAKIQSDMPPRQFLQTLLQDYNHIFGRK is encoded by the coding sequence ATGAAAACTATCATTATCCCTACCACCCAAAATATTGAACTGGAATACCCAGTGGCCAATATGGGGGAAAGAATTCTTGCCGGACTTATAGATTTCATTCTGTATTGGTTATACCTCTTCCTGATCTTGTATCTGGTAAATACGAGTCCTATGGGGGATGAATCTTTAGGGGATTATTGGTATAAACAAAATGCCATCTTTCAGATACTTACGCTACCTGCTGCTGCCTATAGCTTATTGATGGAATTTTTATTCAATGGGCAAACCCTGGGGAAAATGGCCTTAAAACTGCGCACCATACGGGTGGATGGCAAGTCTACAACCCTCTCCAATTATTTGATTCGCTGGGTACTGAAAATGATTGATGTATGGTTTTCTCTATACATTTTCAGCATTTTCGGTGGGGGCTTTGGTGTGTTTATTCCCGGAGTGGTCGGACTGATTGCCATAGGCATCACAAAAAACAACCAACGACTGGGAGATTTAGCTGCAGGTACTACGGTGGTCAAGTTAAAACTCGTTACAACTTTTGGGGATACTATTTTTGTAGAAACGGGTCAGGATTATGTAGTAAAGTTCCCGGAAATCGAAAGACTTTCAGATAGAGATGTCTCCATCCTGAAAGAAGTTCTGGATGCAGGAATTAAAAGCTCGAATCCTCGTTTGCTCAGAAAACTATCAGAAAAAGTAAAATCAGTAGCAAAGATTCAGTCAGACATGCCTCCCCGTCAGTTTTTGCAAACTTTATTGCAAGATTATAATCATATTTTTGGGAGAAAATAG
- a CDS encoding stage II sporulation protein M has protein sequence MREPAFLRRNKDKWLEYEKTLSSGYQGNLAPDRLAELYVQLTDDLAYARTFYPQSQTVKYLNGLAARTHLAIYKNKREKSNRFVNFWKTELPLIYRKTHRYMLYSFVLFTFTFFVGFIATLESDTFARAVLGDGYVDMTIENIEKGDPMGVYKDDPSFPMFVSISLNNIRVSFFAFVLGIFISFGTMYILFQNGIMVGVFFAFFHTKGLIWEALPVIYIHGTLELSAIVIAGGAGFLLGNSILFPGTFTRLQSVQMAAKDGIKILIGLVPVFLMASWLESYITRLTEMPLIVKLLIILVSLAFILGYYVIYPIYLERKMGQIAIADFWEKTAE, from the coding sequence ATGAGAGAGCCAGCTTTTCTGCGCCGAAATAAAGATAAATGGCTGGAATATGAAAAAACCTTGTCCTCAGGATATCAGGGAAACTTAGCTCCTGACCGTCTCGCAGAACTTTATGTCCAACTTACCGATGACCTTGCCTATGCAAGGACATTTTATCCCCAAAGCCAAACGGTCAAGTACCTCAATGGTCTTGCTGCCAGGACGCATTTAGCCATCTATAAAAACAAGCGCGAAAAGAGCAATCGATTTGTCAACTTCTGGAAAACAGAATTGCCCCTGATTTATCGGAAGACCCATCGATATATGCTCTACTCTTTTGTCCTCTTTACTTTTACTTTTTTTGTTGGTTTTATCGCAACCCTCGAATCCGATACCTTCGCACGTGCGGTTTTGGGAGATGGTTATGTGGATATGACAATCGAGAATATCGAAAAGGGAGATCCCATGGGCGTTTATAAGGATGACCCTTCCTTTCCCATGTTTGTGTCCATCTCTCTAAATAATATCCGAGTGTCTTTCTTTGCCTTCGTATTGGGCATATTTATATCCTTTGGAACCATGTATATACTCTTCCAAAATGGGATCATGGTGGGCGTATTCTTTGCCTTTTTCCATACCAAAGGTTTGATATGGGAAGCCCTGCCTGTAATATATATTCATGGTACGCTCGAACTTTCAGCTATCGTAATTGCCGGAGGCGCAGGTTTCTTGCTGGGAAATAGTATCCTTTTTCCTGGCACCTTTACTCGACTTCAATCTGTACAAATGGCTGCAAAAGATGGCATCAAAATTCTGATTGGATTAGTTCCGGTATTCCTTATGGCAAGCTGGTTGGAATCTTATATTACGCGTCTGACAGAAATGCCTTTGATCGTGAAGCTCCTGATAATTCTGGTTTCTCTGGCCTTTATTTTAGGGTATTACGTAATTTATCCCATCTATTTGGAGCGGAAAATGGGGCAGATAGCGATAGCCGATTTTTGGGAAAAAACAGCCGAATAG
- a CDS encoding MoxR family ATPase, whose product MSEEHTNQELSGTEEPTNLSPQTEQTAVEQEGVKLEGGTENSPENEYALRTPLAAFKTTVQKVKDEIGLVIVGQEKMVELMMAAMLAEGHILIEGVPGVAKTLASKLLARTLEIPFSRIQFTPDLMPSDVLGTSVFNAKTTDFEFRPGPIFSQVVLIDEINRAPAKTQAALFEVMEERQVTMDGTRHIMKAPFLVIATQNPIEQEGTYRLPEAQLDRFMFKIEVGYPSPEEESRILMHHHNRKGINEIEAVNAILSAEKILELQALVKELHIEDKLMNYIVQIVNNTRNNKDIYLGASPRASLNIMMGAKAIAAMRGRDFVTPEDIQFVSAPVLRHRIVLTPEKEMEGASTESVVKQMVEQVEVPR is encoded by the coding sequence ATGTCAGAAGAACACACAAATCAGGAATTATCAGGGACAGAAGAGCCGACAAACCTTAGCCCACAAACAGAGCAAACAGCTGTAGAACAGGAAGGCGTGAAGCTAGAAGGAGGAACCGAAAATAGCCCTGAAAATGAGTATGCCTTGCGAACCCCTCTGGCCGCTTTCAAGACTACGGTTCAAAAAGTTAAGGATGAGATTGGCCTGGTGATCGTAGGGCAGGAGAAGATGGTGGAACTGATGATGGCAGCTATGCTTGCTGAAGGTCATATATTGATCGAAGGAGTACCGGGAGTCGCAAAAACCCTTGCTTCCAAACTTCTGGCAAGAACTCTGGAAATTCCTTTTTCCAGGATACAATTTACACCGGACCTAATGCCCTCAGATGTGCTTGGAACATCAGTCTTCAATGCCAAAACCACGGATTTTGAATTCCGTCCGGGCCCCATCTTTTCTCAAGTCGTCCTGATTGATGAGATCAACCGTGCTCCCGCCAAGACCCAGGCAGCTTTATTTGAGGTAATGGAAGAACGTCAGGTTACTATGGATGGAACCCGACACATAATGAAAGCTCCTTTCCTCGTTATCGCTACCCAAAATCCCATTGAACAGGAAGGAACTTATCGTCTGCCCGAAGCTCAATTGGATAGATTTATGTTCAAAATTGAAGTGGGATATCCCAGCCCGGAGGAAGAAAGCCGTATCCTGATGCACCACCACAACCGCAAAGGGATCAATGAAATCGAAGCAGTCAATGCGATTCTTTCTGCTGAAAAAATCCTCGAACTCCAGGCATTGGTAAAAGAGCTACACATAGAAGATAAACTGATGAACTATATCGTTCAGATTGTCAATAATACCCGAAACAATAAAGACATCTACCTCGGTGCTTCTCCACGTGCCTCCCTCAACATCATGATGGGAGCCAAAGCCATCGCAGCGATGCGAGGAAGAGATTTCGTTACGCCCGAAGATATTCAGTTTGTAAGCGCGCCTGTATTGAGACACCGCATCGTTCTGACACCTGAAAAAGAAATGGAAGGTGCCAGCACAGAGTCTGTCGTAAAACAAATGGTCGAACAAGTAGAAGTTCCGAGATAA